One window of Candidatus Poribacteria bacterium genomic DNA carries:
- a CDS encoding DEAD/DEAH box helicase family protein, giving the protein MEKFELISDYTPQGDQPQAIQMLTEDFLRKENDLQTLLGVTGSGKTFTMAHVIANLQRPALVISHNKTLAAQLYSEFREFFPNNAVHYFVSYYDYYQPEAYLPTTDTYIEKDIQIN; this is encoded by the coding sequence ATGGAAAAATTTGAGTTGATTTCGGACTATACGCCGCAAGGAGATCAGCCGCAAGCAATCCAGATGCTTACGGAAGATTTTCTGCGAAAAGAGAACGATCTTCAAACGTTGTTGGGCGTTACAGGTTCGGGGAAGACCTTCACGATGGCGCACGTCATAGCAAATTTGCAACGTCCCGCGTTAGTCATATCGCACAACAAGACCCTTGCCGCACAGTTATATAGCGAGTTCCGAGAATTTTTCCCGAACAACGCTGTCCACTACTTTGTCAGCTACTACGATTACTACCAGCCTGAAGCATATCTGCCGACCACAGATACCTACATAGAAAAAGATATACAGATTAACG